The genomic stretch TGGACCAGGGCCAGATCATCGAGCAGAACGAGCCCGAAGCATTCTTCTCCAACCCGCAGCACGAGCGCACCAAGCTGTTCCTCAGCCAGATCCTGCACTGAGGCGGTTGCACCGAGGCGTTGCTTCCGCTTCCCTCCCCTCGAGGGGAGGGATTGAGCGAGGGGGTGGTCCGGTAATCACCGATGGACCCCCACCCCCACCCCCGGCCCATCCCTCAACGGGGTGGGGAGCGCACACCCTCCGCCGGGCGCCACCATGCCGCCTTGACCCGGTCACCCTCCATCTGGATATTGCGCGCCGAGGGCGAGTTGGAGCAGCGTTTAGACCATGACGGTTTCGGCCGTTTGGCGTGGCCTCGTCCGCGTCATCCTATGCATCGCAGTGTTCGCTCCATCATTGGCCTGGGCGCAGCAGCCGACGCTGGCCCCAGCCGGCCCGACCTTGCAGGCGATCCGTGACCGCGGCCACCTGATCTGCGCCACCGCCGATCCGCTGCCCGGCTTCGCCCAGCCCGGCACCGACGGCCGCTGGACCGGTTTCGACGTGGATCTCTGCCGCGCCGTTGCCGTCGCAGTGTTCAACGATGCCAGCAAGATGGAGTTCGTGCCGCTGTCGGGCGACAGCCGCTTCGCCCAACTGCAGACCGGCAGCATCGACCTCATCACCCGCAATGCGCCCTGGACCATGCGCCGCGACACCGGTTACGGCGCGAGCTACGTCGCGACCTCGTTCTACGACGGGCAGGCGATCATGGTGCCGCAGTCGCTGGGCTTCGTCTCCGCCTACGAACTGGATAACGTCAAGATCTGCGTCGTCGATGCGCCGGAGGAGTTGGCCAACCTCCGGGAGTTCTTTTTCGGCACGCAGGCGACCTATACCGAAGTCCTCTACGAGGATCGCGAAGACCTGACCGTCGCCTACCGGCAGGGCCTCTGCAACGCGGTCTCGGCCTCGGCCAGTTTCCTCAACGCCATGCGCCGCAGCCTGCCCGAGCCGGCGACCCACCGTATCCTGCCAGAGCGCATCTCCAAGGGGGCCTTCGGCCCGGTGGTCCGTTCCGGCGACGACCAATGGTTCGATATCGTCGAGTGGACGCTTTACGCCTTGATCGATGCCGAGGAGGCCGGGGTCACCTCCCTCAACATCGACTCGCTCGCCGCCGCCAAGACCCATCGCATCCGCCGCCTGCTCGGGCTCGAGGGGACGTTCGGGCCCAGCATCGGCCTGAGCCCGATGTTCATCGCCAATGTCATCAAGGCTGTCGGCAATTACGGCGAGATCTTCGAGCGAAACTTCGGCCCCGCCACCGGCGCCGCCGTGGTCCGCGGCCAGAACGCCCTGTGGATCAATGGCGGCCTGATCTGGGCCCCGCCGATCGAGTAGCAGTGCACCTGCCGTCCCTCACCCCGGTCACTCCCCAGAGGGGAGAGGGGGCGATGTGCCACCGCCGATGCAAAGCGCGTCCCCTCTCCCCGCTGGGGAGAGGGTCAGGGTGAGGGGCGCCAAGCGAACCAGCTACCCGAACAGCACCGTGACCCGGCGATTGATCGCACCTTTCTTCTCGATCTTACCCAGGCGCAGCGGCCCGATCTCGCTGGTGTTCTTCACATGCGTGCCGCCGCAGGGCTGCAGGTCGACATCGCCGATACGCACCAGCCGCACCCGTCCCTGACCCATCGGCGGCTTGACGTTCATCGACTTGATGAGCCCGGGATTGGCCTCGAGCTCGGCATCGGTGATCCACTCGGCCGTCACCGGCAAAGC from Devosia sp. A16 encodes the following:
- a CDS encoding amino acid ABC transporter substrate-binding protein translates to MTVSAVWRGLVRVILCIAVFAPSLAWAQQPTLAPAGPTLQAIRDRGHLICATADPLPGFAQPGTDGRWTGFDVDLCRAVAVAVFNDASKMEFVPLSGDSRFAQLQTGSIDLITRNAPWTMRRDTGYGASYVATSFYDGQAIMVPQSLGFVSAYELDNVKICVVDAPEELANLREFFFGTQATYTEVLYEDREDLTVAYRQGLCNAVSASASFLNAMRRSLPEPATHRILPERISKGAFGPVVRSGDDQWFDIVEWTLYALIDAEEAGVTSLNIDSLAAAKTHRIRRLLGLEGTFGPSIGLSPMFIANVIKAVGNYGEIFERNFGPATGAAVVRGQNALWINGGLIWAPPIE